The following are encoded in a window of Sminthopsis crassicaudata isolate SCR6 chromosome 3, ASM4859323v1, whole genome shotgun sequence genomic DNA:
- the LOC141563844 gene encoding zinc finger and SCAN domain-containing protein 20-like isoform X3 — protein sequence MLRIDVSRKKKYINVTICKNNWNLNSSFFFLDSLASRVSILPKMRNVGNCKMVDESQKDTSHGNSAQDLQEDIKEDNSRNELLLDPKSKMAHQEKSGKVSWNSDEERESSKDSYLNKDQGKSCEASANKKIKDWGDQELGNEEDEKYAGVHWGYEETKVFLAILSEASFSEKLRTCHRNSQVYCAIAERLQEHGFLRTLEQCRYRFKNLQTSYRKARTSHPPGTCPFYKEIAALMHFRTAIEPTYAMKEIICPLGSMNGDSDSQGQEPESWEQGNPGKVTTAKDCEKKEMGLQMFTQEPKDLRATSFFLNRTGVHWGYEETKAFLAILSESQFYEKLRTHHPN from the exons ATGCTCAGAATTGAtgtgtccagaaaaaaaaaatatatcaatgtgACTATCTGTAAGAATAACTGGAATTTAAATAGCTCCTTTTTCTTCTTAGACAGCCTAGCTTCTCGGGTTtctatccttcctaaaatgaggAACGTTGGTAACTGCAAGATGGTAGATGAATCCCAG AAAGACACAAGTCATGGAAATTCTGCTCAGGACCTCCAGGAGGACATCAAGGAAGACAATAGTAGGAATGAGCTCTTGCTGG ATCCTAAATCCAAAATGGCCCATCAAGAAAAGTCAGGGAAAGTTTCTTGGAattcagatgaggaaagagaaagcagCAAAGATTCCTACCTCAATAAGGATCAAGGAAAATCTTGTGAGGCTtcagcaaataaaaaaataaaagactgggGGGACCAAGAACTGGGCAATGAAGAGGACGAAAAATATGCAGGTGTACATTGGGGCTATGAAGAAACCAAGGTTTTTCTGGCAATTCTCAGTGAGGCTTCATTTTCTGAAAAACTCCGGACCTGTCACAGAAACAGCCAAGTTTACTGTGCCATTGCAGAGAGGCTGCAGGAACATGGCTTTCTCCGGACGCTAGAGCAGTGTCGATATAGATTCAAAAACCTCCAGACCAGCTACCGGAAAGCAAGAACCAGCCACCCGCCAGGGACCTGTCCCTTCTACAAAGAAATAGCAGCCCTGATGCATTTCCGAACTGCTATTGAACCAACTTATGCTATGAAGGAGATTATCTGTCCACTAGGGAGTATGAATGGAGATTCTGACTCCCAGGGACAGGAGCCAGAGAGCTGGGAACAAGGGAACCCTGGAAAGGTGACCACAGCCAAAGACtgtgaaaagaaggaaatgggcCTCCAGATGTTCACCCAAGAGCCCAAAGATCTCAGGGCCACATCTTTTTTCCTGAATCGAACAG GCGTGCACTGGGGctatgaggaaaccaaggctttCCTGGCAATTCTTAGTGAATCTCAGTTTTATGAAAAGCTCCGGACTCACCACCCCAATTGA
- the LOC141563844 gene encoding zinc finger and SCAN domain-containing protein 20-like isoform X4, with product MLLNAFIKDSLASRVSILPKMRNVGNCKMVDESQKDTSHGNSAQDLQEDIKEDNSRNELLLDPKSKMAHQEKSGKVSWNSDEERESSKDSYLNKDQGKSCEASANKKIKDWGDQELGNEEDEKYAGVHWGYEETKVFLAILSEASFSEKLRTCHRNSQVYCAIAERLQEHGFLRTLEQCRYRFKNLQTSYRKARTSHPPGTCPFYKEIAALMHFRTAIEPTYAMKEIICPLGSMNGDSDSQGQEPESWEQGNPGKVTTAKDCEKKEMGLQMFTQEPKDLRATSFFLNRTGVHWGYEETKAFLAILSESQFYEKLRTHHPN from the exons ACAGCCTAGCTTCTCGGGTTtctatccttcctaaaatgaggAACGTTGGTAACTGCAAGATGGTAGATGAATCCCAG AAAGACACAAGTCATGGAAATTCTGCTCAGGACCTCCAGGAGGACATCAAGGAAGACAATAGTAGGAATGAGCTCTTGCTGG ATCCTAAATCCAAAATGGCCCATCAAGAAAAGTCAGGGAAAGTTTCTTGGAattcagatgaggaaagagaaagcagCAAAGATTCCTACCTCAATAAGGATCAAGGAAAATCTTGTGAGGCTtcagcaaataaaaaaataaaagactgggGGGACCAAGAACTGGGCAATGAAGAGGACGAAAAATATGCAGGTGTACATTGGGGCTATGAAGAAACCAAGGTTTTTCTGGCAATTCTCAGTGAGGCTTCATTTTCTGAAAAACTCCGGACCTGTCACAGAAACAGCCAAGTTTACTGTGCCATTGCAGAGAGGCTGCAGGAACATGGCTTTCTCCGGACGCTAGAGCAGTGTCGATATAGATTCAAAAACCTCCAGACCAGCTACCGGAAAGCAAGAACCAGCCACCCGCCAGGGACCTGTCCCTTCTACAAAGAAATAGCAGCCCTGATGCATTTCCGAACTGCTATTGAACCAACTTATGCTATGAAGGAGATTATCTGTCCACTAGGGAGTATGAATGGAGATTCTGACTCCCAGGGACAGGAGCCAGAGAGCTGGGAACAAGGGAACCCTGGAAAGGTGACCACAGCCAAAGACtgtgaaaagaaggaaatgggcCTCCAGATGTTCACCCAAGAGCCCAAAGATCTCAGGGCCACATCTTTTTTCCTGAATCGAACAG GCGTGCACTGGGGctatgaggaaaccaaggctttCCTGGCAATTCTTAGTGAATCTCAGTTTTATGAAAAGCTCCGGACTCACCACCCCAATTGA
- the LOC141563844 gene encoding zinc finger and SCAN domain-containing protein 20-like isoform X2, with the protein MVMLLNHLFQEILKKEFYICISTVTYMLLNAFIKDSLASRVSILPKMRNVGNCKMVDESQKDTSHGNSAQDLQEDIKEDNSRNELLLDPKSKMAHQEKSGKVSWNSDEERESSKDSYLNKDQGKSCEASANKKIKDWGDQELGNEEDEKYAGVHWGYEETKVFLAILSEASFSEKLRTCHRNSQVYCAIAERLQEHGFLRTLEQCRYRFKNLQTSYRKARTSHPPGTCPFYKEIAALMHFRTAIEPTYAMKEIICPLGSMNGDSDSQGQEPESWEQGNPGKVTTAKDCEKKEMGLQMFTQEPKDLRATSFFLNRTGVHWGYEETKAFLAILSESQFYEKLRTHHPN; encoded by the exons ACAGCCTAGCTTCTCGGGTTtctatccttcctaaaatgaggAACGTTGGTAACTGCAAGATGGTAGATGAATCCCAG AAAGACACAAGTCATGGAAATTCTGCTCAGGACCTCCAGGAGGACATCAAGGAAGACAATAGTAGGAATGAGCTCTTGCTGG ATCCTAAATCCAAAATGGCCCATCAAGAAAAGTCAGGGAAAGTTTCTTGGAattcagatgaggaaagagaaagcagCAAAGATTCCTACCTCAATAAGGATCAAGGAAAATCTTGTGAGGCTtcagcaaataaaaaaataaaagactgggGGGACCAAGAACTGGGCAATGAAGAGGACGAAAAATATGCAGGTGTACATTGGGGCTATGAAGAAACCAAGGTTTTTCTGGCAATTCTCAGTGAGGCTTCATTTTCTGAAAAACTCCGGACCTGTCACAGAAACAGCCAAGTTTACTGTGCCATTGCAGAGAGGCTGCAGGAACATGGCTTTCTCCGGACGCTAGAGCAGTGTCGATATAGATTCAAAAACCTCCAGACCAGCTACCGGAAAGCAAGAACCAGCCACCCGCCAGGGACCTGTCCCTTCTACAAAGAAATAGCAGCCCTGATGCATTTCCGAACTGCTATTGAACCAACTTATGCTATGAAGGAGATTATCTGTCCACTAGGGAGTATGAATGGAGATTCTGACTCCCAGGGACAGGAGCCAGAGAGCTGGGAACAAGGGAACCCTGGAAAGGTGACCACAGCCAAAGACtgtgaaaagaaggaaatgggcCTCCAGATGTTCACCCAAGAGCCCAAAGATCTCAGGGCCACATCTTTTTTCCTGAATCGAACAG GCGTGCACTGGGGctatgaggaaaccaaggctttCCTGGCAATTCTTAGTGAATCTCAGTTTTATGAAAAGCTCCGGACTCACCACCCCAATTGA
- the LOC141563844 gene encoding zinc finger and SCAN domain-containing protein 20-like isoform X5, with the protein MRNVGNCKMVDESQKDTSHGNSAQDLQEDIKEDNSRNELLLDPKSKMAHQEKSGKVSWNSDEERESSKDSYLNKDQGKSCEASANKKIKDWGDQELGNEEDEKYAGVHWGYEETKVFLAILSEASFSEKLRTCHRNSQVYCAIAERLQEHGFLRTLEQCRYRFKNLQTSYRKARTSHPPGTCPFYKEIAALMHFRTAIEPTYAMKEIICPLGSMNGDSDSQGQEPESWEQGNPGKVTTAKDCEKKEMGLQMFTQEPKDLRATSFFLNRTGVHWGYEETKAFLAILSESQFYEKLRTHHPN; encoded by the exons atgaggAACGTTGGTAACTGCAAGATGGTAGATGAATCCCAG AAAGACACAAGTCATGGAAATTCTGCTCAGGACCTCCAGGAGGACATCAAGGAAGACAATAGTAGGAATGAGCTCTTGCTGG ATCCTAAATCCAAAATGGCCCATCAAGAAAAGTCAGGGAAAGTTTCTTGGAattcagatgaggaaagagaaagcagCAAAGATTCCTACCTCAATAAGGATCAAGGAAAATCTTGTGAGGCTtcagcaaataaaaaaataaaagactgggGGGACCAAGAACTGGGCAATGAAGAGGACGAAAAATATGCAGGTGTACATTGGGGCTATGAAGAAACCAAGGTTTTTCTGGCAATTCTCAGTGAGGCTTCATTTTCTGAAAAACTCCGGACCTGTCACAGAAACAGCCAAGTTTACTGTGCCATTGCAGAGAGGCTGCAGGAACATGGCTTTCTCCGGACGCTAGAGCAGTGTCGATATAGATTCAAAAACCTCCAGACCAGCTACCGGAAAGCAAGAACCAGCCACCCGCCAGGGACCTGTCCCTTCTACAAAGAAATAGCAGCCCTGATGCATTTCCGAACTGCTATTGAACCAACTTATGCTATGAAGGAGATTATCTGTCCACTAGGGAGTATGAATGGAGATTCTGACTCCCAGGGACAGGAGCCAGAGAGCTGGGAACAAGGGAACCCTGGAAAGGTGACCACAGCCAAAGACtgtgaaaagaaggaaatgggcCTCCAGATGTTCACCCAAGAGCCCAAAGATCTCAGGGCCACATCTTTTTTCCTGAATCGAACAG GCGTGCACTGGGGctatgaggaaaccaaggctttCCTGGCAATTCTTAGTGAATCTCAGTTTTATGAAAAGCTCCGGACTCACCACCCCAATTGA
- the LOC141563844 gene encoding zinc finger and SCAN domain-containing protein 20-like isoform X6, whose amino-acid sequence MPFLSQKDTSHGNSAQDLQEDIKEDNSRNELLLDPKSKMAHQEKSGKVSWNSDEERESSKDSYLNKDQGKSCEASANKKIKDWGDQELGNEEDEKYAGVHWGYEETKVFLAILSEASFSEKLRTCHRNSQVYCAIAERLQEHGFLRTLEQCRYRFKNLQTSYRKARTSHPPGTCPFYKEIAALMHFRTAIEPTYAMKEIICPLGSMNGDSDSQGQEPESWEQGNPGKVTTAKDCEKKEMGLQMFTQEPKDLRATSFFLNRTGVHWGYEETKAFLAILSESQFYEKLRTHHPN is encoded by the exons ATGCCCTTTCTCTCACAGAAAGACACAAGTCATGGAAATTCTGCTCAGGACCTCCAGGAGGACATCAAGGAAGACAATAGTAGGAATGAGCTCTTGCTGG ATCCTAAATCCAAAATGGCCCATCAAGAAAAGTCAGGGAAAGTTTCTTGGAattcagatgaggaaagagaaagcagCAAAGATTCCTACCTCAATAAGGATCAAGGAAAATCTTGTGAGGCTtcagcaaataaaaaaataaaagactgggGGGACCAAGAACTGGGCAATGAAGAGGACGAAAAATATGCAGGTGTACATTGGGGCTATGAAGAAACCAAGGTTTTTCTGGCAATTCTCAGTGAGGCTTCATTTTCTGAAAAACTCCGGACCTGTCACAGAAACAGCCAAGTTTACTGTGCCATTGCAGAGAGGCTGCAGGAACATGGCTTTCTCCGGACGCTAGAGCAGTGTCGATATAGATTCAAAAACCTCCAGACCAGCTACCGGAAAGCAAGAACCAGCCACCCGCCAGGGACCTGTCCCTTCTACAAAGAAATAGCAGCCCTGATGCATTTCCGAACTGCTATTGAACCAACTTATGCTATGAAGGAGATTATCTGTCCACTAGGGAGTATGAATGGAGATTCTGACTCCCAGGGACAGGAGCCAGAGAGCTGGGAACAAGGGAACCCTGGAAAGGTGACCACAGCCAAAGACtgtgaaaagaaggaaatgggcCTCCAGATGTTCACCCAAGAGCCCAAAGATCTCAGGGCCACATCTTTTTTCCTGAATCGAACAG GCGTGCACTGGGGctatgaggaaaccaaggctttCCTGGCAATTCTTAGTGAATCTCAGTTTTATGAAAAGCTCCGGACTCACCACCCCAATTGA
- the LOC141563844 gene encoding zinc finger and SCAN domain-containing protein 20-like isoform X1 encodes MSYRKAKIDRAPKSCAFFGEMATLLSTYTSTSCPDTLGETWDSSQQRDSNVETEEPENREHEEGRKDRDEDEMINKELTHQDKVPSTQDPFSSCYDPKSKMAHQEKSGKVSWNSDEERESSKDSYLNKDQGKSCEASANKKIKDWGDQELGNEEDEKYAGVHWGYEETKVFLAILSEASFSEKLRTCHRNSQVYCAIAERLQEHGFLRTLEQCRYRFKNLQTSYRKARTSHPPGTCPFYKEIAALMHFRTAIEPTYAMKEIICPLGSMNGDSDSQGQEPESWEQGNPGKVTTAKDCEKKEMGLQMFTQEPKDLRATSFFLNRTGVHWGYEETKAFLAILSESQFYEKLRTHHPN; translated from the exons ATGAGTTATCGAAAAGCAAAGATTGACAGAGCCCCTAAGTCCTGTGCCTTCTTTGGAGAGATGGCCACCCTACTGAGTACCTATACCTCTACTTCTTGTCCTGACACCTTGGGAGAAACCTGGGATTCATCTCAACAAAGGGACAGCAATGTTGAAACTGAAGAACCAGAGAACAGGGAGcatgaggagggaagaaaggaccGTGATGAGGATGAAATGATCAACAAGGAATTGACCCATCAGGACAAGGTGCCAAGCACCCAAGATCCATTCTCTAGCTGCTACG ATCCTAAATCCAAAATGGCCCATCAAGAAAAGTCAGGGAAAGTTTCTTGGAattcagatgaggaaagagaaagcagCAAAGATTCCTACCTCAATAAGGATCAAGGAAAATCTTGTGAGGCTtcagcaaataaaaaaataaaagactgggGGGACCAAGAACTGGGCAATGAAGAGGACGAAAAATATGCAGGTGTACATTGGGGCTATGAAGAAACCAAGGTTTTTCTGGCAATTCTCAGTGAGGCTTCATTTTCTGAAAAACTCCGGACCTGTCACAGAAACAGCCAAGTTTACTGTGCCATTGCAGAGAGGCTGCAGGAACATGGCTTTCTCCGGACGCTAGAGCAGTGTCGATATAGATTCAAAAACCTCCAGACCAGCTACCGGAAAGCAAGAACCAGCCACCCGCCAGGGACCTGTCCCTTCTACAAAGAAATAGCAGCCCTGATGCATTTCCGAACTGCTATTGAACCAACTTATGCTATGAAGGAGATTATCTGTCCACTAGGGAGTATGAATGGAGATTCTGACTCCCAGGGACAGGAGCCAGAGAGCTGGGAACAAGGGAACCCTGGAAAGGTGACCACAGCCAAAGACtgtgaaaagaaggaaatgggcCTCCAGATGTTCACCCAAGAGCCCAAAGATCTCAGGGCCACATCTTTTTTCCTGAATCGAACAG GCGTGCACTGGGGctatgaggaaaccaaggctttCCTGGCAATTCTTAGTGAATCTCAGTTTTATGAAAAGCTCCGGACTCACCACCCCAATTGA
- the LOC141562534 gene encoding LOW QUALITY PROTEIN: uncharacterized protein LOC141562534 (The sequence of the model RefSeq protein was modified relative to this genomic sequence to represent the inferred CDS: inserted 1 base in 1 codon): protein MDALVNAHTAVVKKEAQQSRQAGSSADPAEWEPELRIQSESKEKTQKEGISENRQPQESKGDGTQLLNWGKNCENEYKPESPWERQLGERQGKVTSKEDFKNPTGQKGSSAEGKPYKCLECEKSFSWRSHLVTHQRIHTGEKPYKCLECGKSFSWQSHLNTHLRIHTGEKPYKCLEYGKSFCDGAGLTARWRIHTGEKPYQGEVCSKGFRLSPSLVVHQRIHTGEKPYRCSDXGKSFNNSSHFSAHWRTHTGEKPHECPKCGKSFSKGAALHKHQRVHMREKLPLQPRINSTSGNLWGKSSINVLGLGRPPNRNDCF from the exons ATGGATGCTCTGGTGAATGCCCATACCGCGGTAGTGAAAAAGGAGGCACAGCAGTCCAGGCAGGCAGGCAGCAGTGCCGACCCTGCAGAGTGGGAGCCGG AGTTGAGGATTCAGAGTGAGAGCAAGGAAAAGACTCAGAAAGAGGGCATTTCTGAAAACAGGCAACCCCAAGAATCAAAAGGAGATGGAACTCAGCTTCTTAACTGGGGGAAAAACTGTGAAAACGAGTACAAACCAGAGAGTCCATGGGAGAGACAATTAGGAGAAagacaaggtaaagtgacttccaaagaggattttaaaaatcccaCAGGGCAAAAAGGATCCTCTGCAGAAGGAAAGCCATACAAATGCCTTGAATGTGAGAAAAGTTTCAGTTGGCGGTCACACCTGGTCACGCATCAGAGAATACATACAGGAGAAAAACCCTATAAGTGTCTTGAATGTGGGAAAAGTTTCAGTTGGCAGTCACACCTCAACACCCACCtgagaatccacacaggagagaaGCCCTATAAATGTCTAGAATATGGAAAGAGCTTCTGTGATGGAGCCGGCCTAACTGCGCGCTggagaatccacacaggagagaaGCCCTACCAGGGTGAAGTGTGTAGCAAGGGCTTCAGGCTCAGCCCCAGTCTGGTTGTGCACCAGCGGATCCACACAGGGGAGAAGCCTTACAGGTGTAGTG GCGGAAAAAGCTTCAACAACAGCTCACATTTCAGTGCCCATTGGCGGACCCACACAGGCGAGAAGCCTCACGAGTGCCCCAAGTGTGGGAAGAGCTTCAGTAAGGGTGCTGCCCTCCACAAACACCAGAGAGTGCACATGAGGGAAAAGCTTCCACTGCAGCCCAGGATCAACTCTACATCAGGAAACCTGTGGGGGAAGAGTTCTATAAATGTCCTAGGTTTGGGGAGACCTCCCAACAGGAATGACTGCTTCTGA